Genomic segment of Arachis hypogaea cultivar Tifrunner chromosome 16, arahy.Tifrunner.gnm2.J5K5, whole genome shotgun sequence:
ATGCATTCACAGAGATGGATGATACACTGAATTGATCATGTCCAGTAGTTATATTGATAATATACTGTAGCTCTGTGATCTTTCCCAGTTTAAAATGGATTTGGCTCAGAAGCTACGgtataaattttcattatgtcccTTCTAATAAAATGCTTGCTTATGAAGTTAAATTTTGTCATGGATAAAATAGCTATATGCACTGCTCAATTATTTTGGCATGTACAAGTATATATGAGAATTTCTGCAACATCTATTGttcaaaaaaattgaataaagtgGATGGTGGATATTATTACGTCGGAATCAGTTAGATCAGTTTTGCTGTATACAATACCATGTCCTTTCTAGGGCTTTTCTTGACTAAGGTTAAGTTCTGTACTTAGTATTCTGTTGTGGTTTATATTATTCTTGACTTCAAGATTACCATATTATACTTTCTTTCTTGGTTTTGGGTCAAATTGATTTAATGAATAGCCTGTTCAGCCATGGATTGTCCGTAAGTGAACTTGTTGTTGGGTCTATTGGAGGGTTAGTTTGTTTGGTTTGGACCATAAGTGACACCAAGATGGATTCTCTTTGTTGGTATTCCCTCAGCAATCCATGGTATGGTTCTAAATCTCAGTTTCAATATATTTGAAGGGCTATAAACTACTCTTAATGTCTTAGCAGTGTCATATATAAATGATCATATAGTGTATTGACTTCATCTTAGACTTCTTTAATTTTGCGCTGTAGTTCATTGCAAAAAGAAAACTGCTATATACTTGTGGTTGAAGACAATGTTTCTTATTATGTCTTATGCTGGTCTTTAATTTGTCATGATCACCCGAAGCTTGTCCATTGTGAAGCTTGTAGCTTACTTTATTCTATTCCTTGTCATTATTCTGTCCAATTTTCTTCCAATTGCTATAGTGTCATAACTCATTATATCTGGATATTAGATTATCATATTTATGTCTGTTTAATGTGATTTGAGCTTGAGTTCATTGCTCGACAGAACTATTATATACTTGAAAGAGTGTTTCATCCTTTCTGACaaaataatcttattcttaattcATCCAACCTTGTCTTCATAAGTTTGAGTCTGAGCTTAATAAGTTTAATTCTGTTCTCATCTTTTTCCTTTCTCAGGTTTCTTCTCACTTTGAATAGTAGTTGGTTTTTTCACTTGTGTTTTTATTTGATGACCTGTTCATGTGATATTAACTTAGATTGGATGGAAGGAAGGTTGAGAGAACATTTTTATATTAAGGAGCAAAGAGTTATATTGGCAATATACATATATTTCCTATTCATGGTTGATCCTGCTTCTCCGATGCAGTTAAGATGTTATTCAAAAAGCCTAGCTAGTTTAGTTATTGTGaatgataaataatttaatattgtcAATTCTCAAATATATTACTCCATATTTTGAGATATTACTCAATGGATTGCTTTTTGATGGTATAAAGACTGTATGCTTGCCTGTTTCTACGGTTTGTGCTTTTCTTTTTGTACCCATTCATTTCGAATAGGAAGAGGGTGTGCTTCTGCTGGAGTAACTCAGTTACCACGAACCAGTACGGTATGTTGGCCCTTATACCACTCTCTGATCAAGTATGGAATCTGCAATGTAACTTGTAACCTTATCCTGTGTTTTTCTATGTAGATCTCTAGTGATGTatgttttacttgtttatttgtttgtgcAACTGTTTCTGTATGTAATGCCATATCTTGGTTGCGTTTGCATGTTTTATCTGTGTTCACAATTTATCTTTCTGCAGAATCGTCTTAGAAATCCATCAATGTCTGGTGGTTATTCTCAGCAAGGTTACCAAGCCCGGCCACCATCTAGCTGGGCTCTTCCTGGTGCTCCAATGCAACAACCTGGTTATGGCTACGTGCAGCCTGGAGGCTACTCTGGTCAATCGCAGCAGTATCCACCTTATGCAGGCTATCCTCCCACTTCAGCTGGTGGATACTCCACCAATTGGGACCAATCTGCTGCACCACCACCCCAGCAGTCTACTCATGGTGCTGGGTATGATTACTATGGTCAGCAGCAGCAAAACCCTGGAGGTGCACCTCCTGCTGATGGCAGTGCTTACAACTATAGTcaaccaccttcctctggttatAGCCAACCTGGACATGGCTACGGTCACGATGGGTATGGTGGGTATCAGGCACCACCACAATCAGGGTATGGGCAGCCACCATCATATGATCAACAGCAAGGTTATGGCTCAGCCCCTAGCTATGGCAGTGGAAGCAACACAGCACAAGAGGGTCATGCTCCTAATTATGGATCACATGGTGATTCAACCCAAGTTCCACCTGGGCAACCCCCTTCAACGACTCAGCAAGGTTATGGTTCTGGCCAACAGCCAAGTCCAAATGCTGCCAACTATCCTCCACAAGGTACTGCTCAGCCTGGTTATGGGGCTCCCCCAACCTCCCAAGCTGCCTATGGCAATCCGCCCCAAGCAGGTTATGGAGGTGGTTATGGTCCCCCACAATCACAAAAGCCAGGCAGCACTCCACCTGTTTATGGACAGTCACAGTCACCTAGTACGGCTGCAGGCTATGGTCAGTCTGGCCATATGCAATCAGGGTATCCCCCTGCCCAGCCTCCGCCTTCTGGATATGGCCAACAAGAACCGGGTTCTCAAAGGGCTCCACCGTCTGGTTATGGTGGTGCCCAACCAGGGTATGGTGCCCCATCATATGGTGCTCCGGGTGGTCAACCTGGGTATGGTCAAGCTCCACCATCATACAACAGTTCTTACGGTGCTGGTTACACTCAGCCTCCAGCATATTCTGGTGATGGAGCAGCAGCACAAACTGCTCAGCAGGGTAGTGTTCCAAAATCTTCACCGCAGAGTTGATTTTGTAGTTCAATTTAGATTTATGAATTACTATCTACAGTGTGTGTTGTAGTGCGACTTCTGCAAAGGTATCGCATTGAGATAATATTCCAACATTGTGGCCTTAATTTGTTTTTGATATTGAAGTTCCGAAACTTGACGAGTTTGCATGGATCTTTATTCGTGACAACTGATAAGCAACACATTTTCTTAATGTATCCTACTGTTGCTGTCAGTGCAATTGATTTAGGTCAACATGTTAATCTAGACAAATCACATGCTTTAATATGCTAAAACAGGAGACAACTAGAGCTCAAAGGATGGATTTCGGTACTGGAGAGAGACTAAACATTTCGACTTGTCAACTTTTGTAGTGAGATTCATCGAAACGTGTTTGAATTTTAGGTCAACTTTCAACAATGTTCATTGAATTTGAATCCGGGATCTCACTTTTTTCCCCCTAAAAACAAAAGTTTCCcttgattttttcttttgttggtttagtttagtttattttGTAAGAGATTCAAAAtcctttgttaaaaaaaaaaaaacagaatacaACAACGATTTACTTTCACAAGCTAAATTCATATTATTGGAAGTAGTGTGTAATATTGCTTAGGAGTTGGTAGAGGATAATTcactttgttattattattattataggtgTGTTTGGTTTGTGTCTTAAAATACTGAAAATAGATATACAGAGGGATAAACGTGTTTGGTTGTTGACAGATACACAATAACCAAAATTTTGTATTTCAAGTGTGAAGAGAGCATATTTGGTGTCATTGAGGTGGGAgggccaaaaaaagaaaaagacagaaatttaaagaaatcTTTTAGTGAATATAATACCCTATAAATTAAAGAATAgtttatcaattaattattatcatCACTACAACAGTGAGAtagataagaagaaaaaaaaaagtataaaaaaagaagctaaaacataattaattagaaGAACATCGGTGGTGTTTTTTGTAGTAAGTTAAGGctagatataaatatatatataaaaaaaaacaatcatATCAAGATGGCAAGAGGTGCCTACATTGAAAGTGGTGGACGACAATATGAGGGAAATGTGACAGCATTCGTGTTAATTACATGTTTTGTTGCTGCTATGGGAGGTCTTCTCTTTGGATATGATCTTGGTATCACGGGAGGAGTCACATCTATGGAACCATTCTTAGTTAAATTCTTTCCGGTTGTATATCAACAAATGCTGGATGATTCCAGTACCAATCAATATTGCAAGTTTGACAACCAGCTACTGACATTGTTCACCTCCTCTCTGTATCTTGCGGCATTAATAGCTTCTTTTTTTGCTGCCACAACCTCAAGATTGTTCGGACGCAAGCCATCTATGTTTTTGGGTGGCTTATTTTTTCTTGTTGGAGCACTGTTGAATGGCTTCGCAGTTAACGTTGAAATGCTTATCATCGGTCGAATATTTTTAGGTTTTGGTGTTGGATATTGCAATCAGGTGAGAAACGATATCATTAATCCACATGCATTACTAatagttagttctttaagactAATAATTGTTTGTTAAAATAGTCTGTGCCGATTTACTTGTCTGAGATGGCTCCGGCAAAAATTAGAGGAGCACTCAACATTGGGTTTCAAATGATGATCACAATCGGAATCCTAGGCGCAAACCTTATCAACTATGCAACCTCGAAGTACAAAAATGGGTGGAGAGTATCTTTGGGAGTTGGAGCTGTGCCAGCAGTTTTGCTATGTGTAGGGTCTCTTTTCTTAGAGGAAACACCAAACTCTTTGATCGAAAGAGGGCAACACGTAAAAGCCAAGACAATGTTACAGAAAATTCGTGGCACTAACAATGTTGATGAGGAATATCAAGATCTTGTTGATGCAAGTGAGGCGGCTAGTAAGGTGGAAAACCCATGGAAGAACATTACAAGACGCAGATATAGGCCACAACTCACTTTTTGTTCTTTCATTCCCTTCTTCCAACAACTCACCGGAATTAATGTCATCATGTTTTATGCTCCCGTGCTTTTTACCATTTTGGGCTTTGGCAATGATGCCTCCCTCATGTCTGCAGTTATCACAGGAGGTGTTAATGTTATTGCTACACTTGTCTCTGTTTTCTGTGTAGACAAATTTGGAAGAAGGCTATTATTTCTTGAAGGTGGCGCTCAGATGCTTGTTTCTCAGGTAAAAAATGAAAACTCAAGTGATGATTGTGAGTAGCTCTCAATTATTAACTTTACGTAAATTTAATTGTACCTGAGTTTTCActcaaatacaaataaatttatataaaaatttgtatgCATGACGAGACTAAGCAAGAGTATTATTGTATGCATGGATTGTAGATTGTGGTTGGAATCATGATCGGTATGAAATTTGGATTGAATGGGGAAGGATCATTTAACAAAGGAGAAGCAGACATTCTGTTGGTGTTTATTTGTTTATACGTGGCAGCATTTGCATGGTCATGGGGGCCACTAGGTTGGTTAGTACCAAGCGAAATATGTTCTCTTGAAGTTCGACCAGCAGGCCAAGCTATTAATGTGGCAATCAACATGTTCTTTACTTTTGGCATCGCTCAAGTCTTTCTTAGTTTGCTTTGCCACTTTAAGTTtggtctctttttcttctttgctgCTTGGGTGCTCGTCATGACCATTTTCATTGCTTTCTTGTTACCTGAGACTAAGAACGTCCCTGTTGAAGAAATGCACTATGTTTGGAAGTCTCACTGGTTTTGGAACAAGTATATGCCTGAATGTGAAGATCTCGTTGCTGGGGCTTACAACAATTCTGAAGCTGCTCCTTCAAATTAATtagaaggaataataaaaggCTATCAGAATTTATTAGAACAAGTATAAACCTGCCATCAATGATTTCAAGCAATTTGTTCTGGTAGTTGTTACCAAGATATTTTA
This window contains:
- the LOC112697680 gene encoding uncharacterized protein, which encodes MAEESQYETTTTPPSLKRKYDDQPPPSSGRVTGFSDGPPPPSYNNVPPPDPSGIELAKLRAQEVAARLLSGAPPPAAAGALDAKRPKVDNGAPHSGFDSVADVKSQYSAPSISPSSVSYGHQGASKKIDIPNGRVGVIIGKGGETIKYLQLQSGAKIQVTRDMDADPNSNTRTVELMGTPEAISAAERLINEVLAEAEAGGSGIVARRVSGQAGSDEFSMKIPNNKVGLVIGKGGETIKNMQASTGARIQVIPLHLPPGDTSTERTVKIEGNPEQIESAKQLVNQVISGENRLRNPSMSGGYSQQGYQARPPSSWALPGAPMQQPGYGYVQPGGYSGQSQQYPPYAGYPPTSAGGYSTNWDQSAAPPPQQSTHGAGYDYYGQQQQNPGGAPPADGSAYNYSQPPSSGYSQPGHGYGHDGYGGYQAPPQSGYGQPPSYDQQQGYGSAPSYGSGSNTAQEGHAPNYGSHGDSTQVPPGQPPSTTQQGYGSGQQPSPNAANYPPQGTAQPGYGAPPTSQAAYGNPPQAGYGGGYGPPQSQKPGSTPPVYGQSQSPSTAAGYGQSGHMQSGYPPAQPPPSGYGQQEPGSQRAPPSGYGGAQPGYGAPSYGAPGGQPGYGQAPPSYNSSYGAGYTQPPAYSGDGAAAQTAQQGSVPKSSPQS
- the LOC112697681 gene encoding sugar transport protein 10-like yields the protein MARGAYIESGGRQYEGNVTAFVLITCFVAAMGGLLFGYDLGITGGVTSMEPFLVKFFPVVYQQMLDDSSTNQYCKFDNQLLTLFTSSLYLAALIASFFAATTSRLFGRKPSMFLGGLFFLVGALLNGFAVNVEMLIIGRIFLGFGVGYCNQSVPIYLSEMAPAKIRGALNIGFQMMITIGILGANLINYATSKYKNGWRVSLGVGAVPAVLLCVGSLFLEETPNSLIERGQHVKAKTMLQKIRGTNNVDEEYQDLVDASEAASKVENPWKNITRRRYRPQLTFCSFIPFFQQLTGINVIMFYAPVLFTILGFGNDASLMSAVITGGVNVIATLVSVFCVDKFGRRLLFLEGGAQMLVSQIVVGIMIGMKFGLNGEGSFNKGEADILLVFICLYVAAFAWSWGPLGWLVPSEICSLEVRPAGQAINVAINMFFTFGIAQVFLSLLCHFKFGLFFFFAAWVLVMTIFIAFLLPETKNVPVEEMHYVWKSHWFWNKYMPECEDLVAGAYNNSEAAPSN